In Mycobacteriales bacterium, the genomic window GAGACGTTGCAGCACACGCTGCTGCCGCCGCGGCTGCCGGACGTGCCGGGGCTGGAGCTCGGCGCGCGGTACCGCCCGGCGCTGGCCGGCCTGGAGGTCGGCGGCGACTTCTACGACTGCTACGCCGTCGGCGACGGCTGGGCGTTCATGCTCGGGGACGTCGTCGGCTCCGGCCCGAAGGCCGCCGCGGTGACCGCGCTGGTGCGGCACACCGCCCGCGCGGTGGCGCCGTACGTCGACGGCCCGGGCGCGGTCGTCCGCGCGATCCGCGACGCGATCGTCGCGGGCGACGACGACGAGGTCTTCTGCACGCTGCTCTACGGCGCGATCGCCCGCGACGCGGGCGGCGTGCGGTTGTCGGTGGTGGGCGCCGGGCACCCGCCGCCGTTCGTGCTGCGGGCGGGCGGCGGGGTCGAGCGGGTCGACACGCGCGGCAGCCTGCTCGGCGTGCTGCCGCCGGTCGGCATCGAGCCGGTGGACGTGCTGCTCGCGCCGGGCGACACGCTCGTCGGCGTCACCGACGGCGTGCTCGAGGCGCGGCCGGCGCCGACGGTCGAGGCGCCGGAGCGCAGCGTCGACTTCTTCGACGAGGACCGGCTGCGCGACGTGCTGGTCGCCGCCGCCGGCGGCTCCGCGGACGCGGTCGCGGGCGCGGTCGAGGCGGCGGTGCTGGAGTTCAGCGGCGGCCGCGTGCCCGACGACGTGGCCGTGCTGGTGCTGCGGGCGACCTGATGCGGACGTACTCCGTGGTCGTGGTCGGCGCCGACGACGTCGGCGGCCTGCCCGAACGCCTCGCCGCGGCCGCCGCGCCGGTCGTCGTGGAGGTGCGCAACGACCCGGCCGACGCGGCGTTCGACGCGCCCCACTGCGCGACGGCCCGCGCGGTCGCGGCGCTGCTCGCGGACCGCGACGACGTGGTCGTCGCCTCCGCGGACTGGTACTCGGCGGAGGTGGCGCGGGACGCGGGGCTGCGGACGGCGTTCGTGCCGCCGCGCGGCGTGACGCTGGCGGCGGCGCTGGCCTACGTCACGAGCGCCGGGCACGCGGAGTGCCACGCGCACGCCGACGCCGTGCTCGCCGAGCCGGAGGCGGTCGCGGCGGCGCACGCCGCGGGCTGCGCGGTGGTGGCGTGGGGCGCCGACGACGCGGCGCTGGACCGGCTGCGCGAGGCGGGCGTCGACGGCGTCCGGAGCTAGACGACGACGGACAGCGCGTCCGGCACGCTGCGGAACGTCACCCGCTCGATCTCGCCGAGGTAGTCGCCGTCGAGCTGGTAGGCCAGCGGCCGGTCGGACACCACCGTGAACTCGTCGGCGTCGTGGATCTGGAACGCCGCCCGGCTCTTCAGCCGCGGCTTCGCGTCGAACATCTGCCGCACCACACGCAGCGTCGACACCGTCTTGAGCCGGCGCATGGCGAGCACGTCGAGCCCGCCGTCGAACTTCGCCAGCGGGCACGGGTCGACCGGGTGCTCCCCGAAGTACGTCCACGGCGCGCCGTTGGCGACGATGACGTTGAACAGCCCGGGCTCCGGCTCCTGGCCCGGGCGTTCGATGGTGATGGACGGCAGCCGGCGCTCGGTGCCGGTGTAGAAGTGCGAGACGGCGCTGCGGACGT contains:
- a CDS encoding glycerophosphodiester phosphodiesterase family protein, with the translated sequence MRTYSVVVVGADDVGGLPERLAAAAAPVVVEVRNDPADAAFDAPHCATARAVAALLADRDDVVVASADWYSAEVARDAGLRTAFVPPRGVTLAAALAYVTSAGHAECHAHADAVLAEPEAVAAAHAAGCAVVAWGADDAALDRLREAGVDGVRS